In Lolium perenne isolate Kyuss_39 chromosome 5, Kyuss_2.0, whole genome shotgun sequence, the sequence tattattctgaagttaaaattgtttgtgcttacaaggaagatgcatgattgtttctatcacatgtatatttgtttgtttccctcaactcttatgcttgctaattaaccttgcaagccaaaaacctgtaccgagagggaatgcttctcgtgcatccaaaccttaacccgaacctatgccatttgtgtccaccataactacctactacatggtatttcctgccattccaagtaaatacttcgtgtgctacctttaaacaattcaaaatttactatctcttatttgtgtcaatgttttatagctcatgaggaagtatgtggtgttttatctttcaatcttgttgggcaactttcaccaatggactagtggcttcatccacttatccaataactttgcaaaaagagctggcaatggggttcccagccccaaattaattaactttcataattctataaatagacactcctccatggtatgtgattgttggaaggcacccgaggattcggttagccatggcttgagaaagcaaaggaggggaggagtgtcacctaaataaaactaaaataaaaaggcactccttcatggtatgagactgttggcaggcacccgaggattcggttagccgtggtttgtgaaagcaaaggttggaaggagtgccaaccaaaaataaaactgtatgggagccgctcttcgagagtttgtctggcaagggggttagagtacccgctaccattcgttgacaacaacaaacacctctcaaaatgttacttttattctctttatatgatttcaaaactgaaaaatctctagcacatgatttaatccctgcttccctctgcgaagggcctgtcttttactttatgttgagtcagtaaacctatttccttccatcttaagcaagcatttgagttgttgtgatcaaaccatctatattgtgatttacttcatcatgtcttttactcttccttgtttagtacaagttttatccgaatgaatatggctttgaaagttatcaatgattatgaggagattattatgattgagtatgcaagttctgccatataaactttaacatgagagcgctgctcgatagataagtataacttgttaattgttctctgaccaaggacgaagtttgccatcaccaactatgatttcttatgcacctttatttgtgattaccttatacttgtttcaagttaaattatatgaggaagttgtttactagaatgtcttgtgtgaatgaatatgatgcttcttgtccgtattttatttatcgactcttcactccgtaaacatgtggtcctgtttaccgagttcagtttcgcttggggacaagcgaagtctaagcttggggggagttgatacgtccaatttgcatcactattttatatcataatttgctgttattcattgatatatttcatatttggagatgatacttatgttattttatctattttgcatgtttcatgattattggaggatcgcgcaccggagtcaggattctgctggaaaaagcgccatcagaatgcaatatttcggaagatcaacaattgacggaatttatatggaaaatcctatttttccagaagacgaagggagccagaagggggagccgaggagggccgccgtgggcccacctcataggccggcgcgggccctgccctggccgcgccgccctgtgaggagggggcccacagccccctctggcctcctctccttcgcgtatttcttcgtcccgaaaacctaagctccggggggatagtcgcgaagagtcacagccgcctctgcggggcggagaacaccagagagaaaagagctctccggcaggctgagatccgccggggaaattccctcccggagggggaaatcgacgccatcgtcaccgtcatcgagctggacatcatctccatcaccatcatcatcatctccatcatcatcaccgccgtctccaccgctgcacatcgtcaccgctgtaacaatttgtgtttgatcttgattgtttgatagggaaaactctcccggtgttgatttctacttgttattgatgctattgagtgaaaccgttgaaccaaggtttatgttcagattgttattcaccatcatatcacctctgatcatgttccatatgatgtctcgtgagtagttcgtttagttcttgaggacatgggtgaagtctaaatgttagtagtgaagtatggttgagtaatattcaatattatgatatttaagttgtggtgttattcttctagtggtgtcatgtgaatgtcgactacatgacacttcacctttatgggcctaggggaatgcatcttgtactcgtttgccaattgcggggttgccggagtgacagaaacctgaacccccgttggtatatcgatgcaggagggatagcaggatctcagagtttaaggctgtggttagatttatcttaattactttcttgtagttgcggatgcttgcaaggggtataatcacaagtatgtattagtcctaggaagggcggtacattagcataggttcacccacacaacacttatcaaaataatgaagattaattagtcgtatgtagcgaaagcactagactaaaatcccgtgtgtcctcaagaacgtttggtcattataagtaaacaaactggcttgtcctttgtgctaaaaaggattgggccactcgctgcaattgttactctcgcactttacttactcgtactttattcatctgctacatcaaaaccccctgaatacttgtctgtgagcatttacagtgaatccttcatcgaaactgcttgtcaacaccttctgctcctcgttgggatcgacattcttacttatcgaaaatactacgatacacccccctatacttgtgggtcatcatggaaGCATCGACTACTTGCATTGACCGTGGAAGAACTGTCTATTTGCTTGGCAGTGCATGTACAAAGCCCACAAAGGAGGATGTAGTGTGGTACTTGAGGCAATGGCTACACATGATacctggatttggcactcattctttGGAATGGCAGGCTGAAACAACGACATCAACGTCTTGCAGTGCTCGGCTATTTTTCCCAAGGTTGTTGAGGGCcatgctcccccggtgaactatgagatcaatgggatCCACTACAACAAGGGATACTACCATGCAGATGGCATCtatcctacatgatcaagatttgTGAAGACGATCTCAAGCCCTAAGCTACCAGCAAGGATTTTCTCAGGCGAGCATTCAgtatcctccagcagagatttgcagTTGTCTGGTTCCCAACTATGACTTGGTCGCAGGataagatgtgggaggtgatgaactgttgtgtgaTGTTGCACAATATGATCATAAAGAATGAGCGGAAACATCTAGTTCCTTAGGTTGAGTTGTTGCAGCCATATCACCGATAGGGTCCTCTTGCAGAGCTTGATGGTCACGTGCCggtatcatgggcttccttcCTAGCTACGCGCCAGGAGATCCGAGACTCATGTGTGCACCAAGACCTCCAGGACGATCTGGTCGACCACCTATGGGCTCGCAAGGGTGCAGCAAGAGTTGTTGCACCATGATTTGTTGTGTTTGTTGTGTTGTTTTGATGTTGTGTTTTTATTTGTTGATATAATGCCAAAACTCGACGAAGAATGtcataatttttttatgttttgccTTGTATACTCAAATTGTGCCGAAATTTGGCTGAAAACTGGATGATTTTGGCCGAATTAGCCCGTGCTTTGGGGTGGGGTGTGGGTTCACCGCTGGAAATCTGGGCCTCTCTAGGATGAAAATTACATCCATCTGGCGCTATGCTCTAACAGTCTATAACTCATGAACTCAAGGAGGTCCACATAAAACTGTTCAACTGCCACTATAACCGGAGAGGAAAAAAACATGGGTTCCAAACAACGATCGCTAGTTTTTCCGAGAGCACGTGAAACCCGTGCCATATTTTTATATAAGGAAGAGAAACATGTACCCAAGAAAGCCAGAAATGGACTTCGAACAATTAGCAATGACACACTCCCTCACTCCACACACCACCTAGGCCTACTCTCTACCGGGATGTGCACTCCCTCCTGCTCCCGCGCTATTCTAAATCTTGAACTCATCGGGAATGTGGTCAATCAGCTGAGCAACACCACACTACTCTCTCCCGCTTCTAAAAACACTGGGATTTCTCTTCTTCCAAATCAGCCACATCATTATGATAACCATGATGTCAAACCTCTTTCTATCAAGCCTCCGAACTCTCGCCCTGCTCTATGTTCACCAAGACTCCAAGGATCAGTTCCCATGCGGCTCCTACCGCACATGTGCCCTTCTCGGAACACCAAACCAGACTTGCTTCGCATAAGTGCATTGGATGAAGACATGATCCACATTGTTCTCCACCTGCAAGCAGGTTGCACATGCGTTAGGATGTGCTGGAAGGCCATGGTAAACCTTATGGTTCCTATGCATAGCATCTTATATGTTGCTCTGGCCGAGTACACACCTGAATGTGACCCATTTCAACTGAAGATACCTAGTCTCTGCACTTTGATGAGTGCAAGTTCATATGTATATTGTAGCTAGTTTTAAAATTAAGAGTATCAAACCACGAAGAGCTATTTGGTTAAGATCATTATGCTCCTCGTCACTATTtatcaaagaatacttataagttgCCCTTGATTCTAAGTAAGAGTGTTTTAAAAAGAATTGTTGTGCGTGTAAAGTAATAACTAAATAGTAAAGTAAATAGGAAAGCCAATCGCTATGTAAATAGTAATGAAAATTCACTAAGGCGAAATATTCTAGGAGAACGTAGGATCCACCTCTAGCATTGGTACTACTCATGATTCGGATAAATCTATTTCTTTCCTCATAATGTGTGTGGGAAGAGTTTCATAAAAAGATGATCACAAAAAACCATATGTTATTTCATCCTGAATAACCACTATGATGACTGTAAGCAAGTCACTCCGATCCCTCATAATTATGGGTTTTCCCATGGATATTTATATAAGCTTTGTGAATCTCTCATTATACCCTTTGAACACATGAATAGCATGCCAATACGCTATGTCTCGTAGCACCGTGCATACTACCACATGTACAAAGGTAATTGTCTCTCTAGCTCCGAAGGCATATATTACATGGCCGACTTCACATAATATCCAGAGAAAACTAACACACAAATATGAATCAAAGTTATAAATCATCTTTCCATATCATAATAttactagggtttctccatctccccaagaacagAGTGAACTACTCATTCATGGAAGGAGTCAACAACATCATCATAAACATAGTGAATGAATATGGCTATATGGATGAATACAAGTGCAAATACTAAATAGCAATTATAATTACAACAAGATgagatggtgatgaagatgaagcgGTTGATGATGGAGGAGATGATGCTTTGTCTTCCAATGATGTGTGTAGAAGCAAGGATGATGCCCTCTACAAGTTCCCCTTCTAGATCCCGTCCGCATGTGAGGTTTCTATGATTTCTGGTGGATTTGAATGTCGGATCTCAGATCCGTTTTACCGTAGTGAAATTGTTTGACGAGGCGGACTCGGTGCCACATGGTACGGACACGTGGTACGGGCGGGCCCTGCCCATACCGGTAGTCATTAAACCTTATGGAGTAGCCTCTCGCGACGCCCTTTCATCCCAAGTGCGTGGAAAATCATTTAAATTGTATCACTTCAAAAATATCAAATTTATATCCAATATGATAGCTCCGAATGATACGTTCATCAATACATTCATTATTTGCAATCCTATGGAAACAAGCATAAAAGGTGCGCGCTAGCACCATAAAATGCAAAAATTCTACCACTACTAATGAAAAAACATAAGGTAAATATGCTTTAAAAATGCACTAATGAATTTCTCCAAGCTCATATTCTTGCTTGTCCGGAGTCGTCCCCAAGCAGACAACCGCTTGATGGATAAGGTTATCATGTTCATGAAGCTCGAGTCGCTAAAATGCATGTGGCATTTGAAGCAACAATTATAATATCAAACATAGAGCCATGTCTTGAGTTCTATCACACTTCCACATCTCAAATGACTAAGTGCTCATAATCTTCCATGTAAGACCCTTTTCCAATTTACCCATTACAATTTGATTCTGTCGTACCCTACGAGCTATGGCTCAAACATTTTACCCTTCTGATGTGGCCTTTTCTTAGTTTTTGGAAGGAGATGCAGAATTCAAAAACGAGAAATGCGCCTTTGTTCAGATGATTTTAGGGGATGCATGCTGTGTTCAGTTACTAGCTATGATTACCAGCAGTTTTAGATGCTTAGTTGCTGATTGTAGTGGAGGTGTTAATGGGGCTTTTGTATGTGCTGTGTGGACTGGGGAGCTCTAGTTTCAGTTACATCGTCAACATCTCATCTAATGGTACCTGATCATGATGTTTATATGCTCAACTATATTACCTTCTACTGCTTGTAGTACAATCCTCTACTCCCGAGTCCTCTTCTTGCTTTCCTTTTATTTTCTCTCGCAATCTCCGGCACCGGTTTGAGTGATTTTGTTGGTCAAGAAAGTTTGTACTTTCCTCTGAATAATGATACGGCACATTGCCTTTTCAGCACGCTCGCCGCTGCTGCTAATCAGGCTTTGGCCACTTCACTTAATCATGAGCCAAGATCGATGCATGGATCACAAGACCAGATTGCATCAATTAATCGCCCCAACCATGCATGCAACTGTAAGATCTGGATCTGGAACATCCCAGGGACCAGGCACTACCAGAAATTACCAGCTGGATAAGAGATAATTGGATGCACCACTGGCAAAAATGTAGGTAATCATAGAGAACATCTATGATACTGTTTTAAGAGCTTAGGATTGGCCTCCTGAGCTAAACTAAGCATGATCAGTGGCCTGCTGCACTTGCCATGGCCTGTGGATCCGGATCTCAGTACGATCAGCAAATTCTTTATTAGCTTCAGCCAGCTTCAGTTTCAGTTATATGTTGTTCCAAATGCAGACTGACCCTCGTGCAGCGTGCAGCCGAGGCCGGATCCCGAGAGCGCAGCAGCGTTGGGCGGCCGGCGAAGCAGCGTCGATGCGCAGAGCCACACGTGCGGCGCCGGGGATGATCGCTACTGCCTACAGGGAGGGAGGCCGGCTGGAGCTTCACTGGCAGGTATCGTTGGACGGCGACTGTCCGGGCTGGCAATGGCATCGCCGAGGAGTCAGTCCAAGTGGACTGGATTACTGTCACTGGTCCAGCTTAATTAGTTAGCAACATTGTCTTAAGCTAAAACATCAGAATCACCAGCAGTGTTGTTGCTGTGTGTTGTCCTGGGCCGCCGAGTTTTATACGCCCTGAAACACTGAAACGCATGTGCCCGGCACCTGACACTGGGTAGTGGTAACCTTCTGAAAATTCAAAATTGGTTGAGCTCATCGTCTAGAACATCGTGCAGTtcctgagggcatctccagcggcgcgacacaAACGGcgtcgtgaccggaaatgcgtctggcactacctccagcggggcgacgcatagtgaccgggcagtccacggagacgcaaacctgacctaaatatgcgtcaggtttgcgtctccacggaaGCTGAGCGGACGCacaaagtgtccgctcggtcctggcacgggcccgcctggcagggacacaactgcttcgtcttccgcggcattacttgcggccggcgcgctgcagcctttgcagggccgcgttaatggcgcgcctcggcttccgcgagcgtgcgcagctaggCGGCGTTGTAGTGGCAGGCCATTGAATGCGAGATGGCGTCCGAGTctcttaaagggacgctgccggcggctatttccccgaccaaaccattggcacatcccacactatccaccccaccggcgccatggggaagaaatgatggccgttccgcaagaccaagaacgaccacgagtCTAGCGGCTCGCGATCCGGCAAGAAGGcacgggtcggccggtacgtccgcgtCGACTTTGCgcggcagctatgggaggaaaaccggccggtaccatggccggatgcGAACTTGGCGGGAGGGGGCTGATACCTCAACTCGAGGCGCGTGCCGGTTccccccgtgccgcgcgagggccgagagcggcgggacgaggtgcgccgccgtCGAGCGATCTTGCCGTCGGATCTACGGGAGGATCCGGCGTACTCGttgaactcctacaactggatttcattctggtcgtgggagttcgacgcgcgccgccgcgctggctacctcggcgatgtagactacttcgagcgcgagatcgccgcagaagaagaagagaacgaccaggaggacaCGGACGAGGACGCCGACGAGGACAAGGACgaagacgaggacgaggacgtgaACATGGCACACTACGACCACGATGACGGCAGGCCgacgtgggatccggagacccagccgccggacatttctgaggaggaggccattgccatggcactggccaacagcgagcaggacgagctcaacgagctcgctttgtgggacgggctcgcaatccagctccgcgagtcagcgctcgcgcaggggaggccggcgactcctccggccacgccgacgcgttccaacgaccgcgctccgcctgctgctccggcgtgggatccctggccatagcctcctgcccatgcggccgtacctcctccgccgccggcgtacaaacttccatggccgacgccggagttcattgacctcgtcagcgacgacgaccagtaggcAGCACCTACTTTTAGCACGCCTTTATGGCTTATTTATCTTTTTTTATTATGGCTTCATGAATgaaaaaaaattatgcgtcgtgccgctggaccaCCCCGACTTAAACGGACGTCCagacgatttcgaccatttgtgccgacgcaaacggacacgatgCGTCCGTTTAGACGTTCGAAATGCGTcgcaccgctggagatgcccCGATGAAGAATATGCCAGTATGGGCACTATATCAGCGATAGAACCAGCATGATTTCACTCGAGCGGACTGCCAAAATTATGTGCAAAGATGGTGGTTTTGCAGCGTGGTGCAGGGCAGAACTGGGTCGCCAAAGTAATGCAAACTGGGGGTATCAGTGATAACACTAGCATAGTCTGATTCCAGCCGATCACCAAAATACATGCAAATCTGATGATTTTGCAAGTGTAGACAGCATTTTGTTTGGACGCTGCCTTCCTAATCGAAGCTGATTTTGCAGGCTAATGACTTCAGAACATCTCTAGTCGCGTCCCCAAAGCGTCCCTCAAAGGGTTTTAGGATGCGCCAGACAAAAAAAACATTTTCAGTCGCGTCCCATAAagtctctttttgtccggcgcggttcgatacggtgtccggcgtcccgagcctgttcccgctacacaggggacgctcggGGCACGCCGGGCACACCGAAATGCGAGGCGAGGCGTGGCGGGACCAACGCGTCagtgagagcatctccagccatcTCCCCAGGAACGCCCCCATGACCCTTTTTTTAatccggatggacgaaaatgACCCAGTCACGCCCCCAGCTTCTCGTTTTCGTTCGAATTTAGACCTAAATCCGTTCGGACTCCCCAGGCTATCCTCGGTTTTCCGGGGTGCTGCCGAGGTCTCCGGATAGAGCAAACTCTGCGCTCTGGCCCGCGTGTCAGTGAGATTAGCCAAAAACTGGGCAGCCGTGTGGGGGAAAACGGCTAGAAAATCGTTGCTCCCCATGCCAAAAAACTTCCAATCCGGATCAATTTCCATCCGGTCAATTTCCATCCGGATTGTGCCCCGGGGGCCTCCAACGGCTGGGGATGCTCTGACTCACGGATGGGCACTCTACCGCCGCCTACCTAGGGAGGATGCAGTTGCCGGGAAGtggaaccgtcgcattggcaaccgcgttGATCGACGCGCGAATCTCCGAAACGGAGCGCGAACTCTGCGGGAGAGCAACCGCCGATCTCTTCGATATCTGCGCtgccgttcatccgcgctcaataagacccgtacgtaGACGCTTTCGGATCTTCAACCGGACGCCATTCATCCAAGCTTCTCACGATGAGCGACCTCTTTGGGCTTCCATCAGACACCGATAGCAAGGGCAAGTCTccaggatggcgccattggtgggacagagTCCGCACACCCAGCAGCGGCGATGATCCCCGCCGCCGGACAACAGCGAGGAatgggaggccgaggaggaggaggaggaggaggaggaggaggaggaggaggagaaggaggaggaggaagaggctgaggaggcGGTGGCGGCCCGAGCGAAGGCGGAGGTGAAACCGAAGCCGAAGACGCAGCTGGCGAGCTCCGTCGACGATGATGAGGACACAAGTTCATCCAATGCGTCGGACGgcaccgcctcttcggaagaggtgacgagcaggaagcgccaccgtgaaGACGAGGCACGGCCatcaaagaagaagtagtttaaatttttatatgtaattttttatTTTTCGAAGTTTTTATACGTAATTTGTGTATGTTGCACCGTTTTGAATATTAGCAGCATTATTTAACCTACATAGTTCTTGTATATACTAAAATAAAAAATAGTTTTTAAAAGTTTGGGGGCGCGGCTGGAGAGCTAGATGCTCTTAGTTTTCGCCATGCCAATTGGCGAAGTTTCTGCGTTACAAACTGGAGCATCGAGATTGCGATGTTGACATGAACTGGGAGAAATTCTTCCGTTCCTACAGAGCATCGAGATTGCGAGGTTGGGGAGGAATTCCTGCGCGCCACACGGGGCTCTGGGACTGCGACGTTGCAAGCCACTCCATCGAAACCACTGTCACAGTTTCACTTTCACCATGGCAATTGCTACACGAGAGACGAAACAAGCTTCCTATTGCTGCTCTGATTTTTACAAGTTTTTTGTTCTGGTAGGTCCCGACTCCAAGCGCTTTATACtaggaaaataaaagaagaaaaagaaaggagAAAAGCAGTCTGCTAATCCGGCAATCAGCTCGCGGCGGATTCAGAGATGCTGCCGGTGCTGCTGCTCTGGCCAGCGGCCGCTGCTTCGGAGATGCTCTGCAGCGACGGCCGCCAGTTCCGGCCCCTGCCGCTcccggccggctgcggctgcgccTGCGCGATGCCGCCGCCGGGGCTCCGGTGCCGGTCCTTGCCGTCCCGCTTCGCGTCCTGAGGAGGCAGAGCACGCATCAGCAAAGTGACTCTTGCAGATAGGAAGATATTTTATCACCGGGAGAATGGAGAGAGAGGCACTGACCTTCTCGCAGGCGCCGCCCTGCTCcgtgccggcgccggcgccgcgccGGAGCTGCTCGTGCTGCTGCTTGATGGCCTCGCACCGCCGCATCTTGTCGTTCTTCCTCGCCTTGAGCGCCTTCGTCACCTCTGCGCAGCACGACACGAAACAATCGGACCATTCAGTTAAAACCATATACTGCTGCAGCGGACGGGCGAATCCAGGCGCGCGCAGGAGCGAGCGCCCACTGCATGGggacaaggaggaggaggagtgacgAACCTTGCGCGGTGATGAGGCGGTAGACCTGGCCGAGGTGGAGCGTGTCCTTGGGCTTGAGGAGCTTGACCCGCGTGATCTTTGCCGCGccggctccggcggcggcggcctccgcGCCCGTGAGCGCCTTGTCGTCGGGCGAGAGGCGGAGGATGACGAGCGCGACGTAGTGGCCCGGGTTGGACTTCATGACGTCGGCGGCCGGGGTGGGCCAGTAGAGGCGCTCCACCTTGCCGCCGGGGTGCTGGACGATGacctccgccgcctccgccgcctggCAGTTGCCCATCGCGCGCGCGCGCAACCCCGGCCGCCGCGCTTCCACCACCAGCGGACGAGGTAGTGGTGTGAGCTCTGCTCTGCTCTGGGGAGGGAGAGATGTAGTGGGAGGAGCAGGAGGTCACGAAGTTGCCGTTTCAgcaggcggaggtggtggtggtggtggcgttaAATGTGGTGAAGGGAAAAAGGTCTCGGCGATGAGGGAGTTTCAGCTCACGAGGGACTGAAGCTGAGCTGAGGCTGAGCTGCAGGCAGAAAAAATATACTGAGAGAGAAAGCTGCAGCTGAGAATGGTGGAGCACTATTGTGGAAGTTTTCTCGCATGTTTTTTTTTTGTACCAAAAAAACATGGACAGAGCATGAAGAACTCCCTCGCATACACATTCTCATTTCTCAGTCTACAATTGAAGTGACAAGGGATAAGCAGTGATTGTTAGTACGGCCATTAGCACTTTGCTACCAAGCCTTTTTCAGGGTTTTTTTTATAGTATTATCATCTTGGTGGATCAAACTGCTTTAAATCATTGTTGCGGAAATAATGGCTATCTGACTAActtcttttttttttgcatatcAGGTATATGCGGTACAGTTGAAGCCCTGAAAGCAGGGTCGCAACGGCCGGAGAAAACGGGCATGACATGACATAATACGGTTCTGCATTTGTGTGCACGATGACGTGCGAAGAGGCTTGATGCTTATCTGCTCGtttattgtttttatttgaagtACTCCCTCTGTCTTACAAAACATGATTTAAATTTACCTAAATTTTGTTGTATCTAGTATATACTAAATAGTGCTCCGTTTTCCTGCTTCCCTCCTCCTTTTCATTGTCTCAttcctttttttcttcttctggtTTCTTCATTTCTCCGATGATGTCAGTTCAGTGTTCAGATATACTCTTATACTGTATTTATAGCACATTG encodes:
- the LOC127301231 gene encoding uncharacterized protein — encoded protein: MGNCQAAEAAEVIVQHPGGKVERLYWPTPAADVMKSNPGHYVALVILRLSPDDKALTGAEAAAAGAGAAKITRVKLLKPKDTLHLGQVYRLITAQEVTKALKARKNDKMRRCEAIKQQHEQLRRGAGAGTEQGGACEKDAKRDGKDRHRSPGGGIAQAQPQPAGSGRGRNWRPSLQSISEAAAAGQSSSTGSISESAAS